The bacterium genome segment GGATGACAAGCTCGTTCGGACCCTGGCGGTATTCGCCGGCTTGAGGCCGGCCCGATTCGATCGGCTGGTATTGCAGGCGCGTCAGGCGGTCGACAAGACCCACCGACGCGATCGAATCGCCGGGCAGCAGCGTCAACGAATCGGAATAGACGCGGCTTGGCACCTTCCAGCGCTTGCCCTCAAACCGCATGACGAGATCGTCGGTGATGGAATAGGCGTACACCGCGCCCGCGGCCATGAGCGAAATCACGCCGAGGCATGCGAGGTTGAACCCCCACCACAAAACGCGCGTCGCGAAAGCCCCGGTTCGCGACGGCCCGCGCGGCCCTTTCGGCTTATTGGCCTTGCGTCGAGACGCCCGCGCCGGCTTTTGCGCAAGCAGCGATGGTGCGCGGCTTCTACGCATTCGTGAGGATCGCCCTTGCGATGTCAGAGCCGCAAACGAAGTCGCGCCGCGCCAAGCGGGGCGACGCAGTGCGCGGTCTGGTCCGCACGTCGGGCGCGAACCTGTCGGGCGCGGACCTCAAGCGGCGCGACGAAGTGCGCGGGCTCGTTCGAATCGCCGTGATTCCACCTCTACGCATACAACCCCGCCGTGAAAACCAGAAAACGCGGAGCCAAATTGCGTGGATCGTTCAAAACCTGCAAGGGGGAAAAGGCGGCGAGACGCCGCGAAAAGCCACTGAAGGGAATCGAACCCCCGACCTGACGATTACGAATCGCCTGCTCTACCAGCTGAGCTACAGTGGCGTCTGGGCCACGAGGATCGCCTCCCGGCCGCGAACGCGCGCAATTATACGGAAACGCTCTCGCGCCGCAACGGGTTCGGATCGCGAATTTTTGGCGACCCTGAACGTCGCGAGCGTCGCCGCGCGCGACAGCCGCCGTCGCCGCGTGACTCATGGTTCGGGCGGCGACGCACGCTCGATCCCGTTCCGCGCCGCCTCGAGTTGCCGGGCGTAGAGCGCGTTGTCCGGCTCGTCCGCCGCGAGCCGCGAAAGCAGCGACGCCGCCGGGCCAAACTGCCCCGTCAAAAGGAAAAGCTGCGCGAGATCGTGCGCGCACGGCTGGCAATGCGGCTTTTTTTTCAGGACGTCCTTCAGAATCGACTCCGCTTCCGCGTAACGCCGCTTGTCGATGTACGCCATCGCCAGGCTCGATTCGTAGAC includes the following:
- a CDS encoding tetratricopeptide repeat protein, coding for VYESSLAMAYIDKRRYAEAESILKDVLKKKPHCQPCAHDLAQLFLLTGQFGPAASLLSRLAADEPDNALYARQLEAARNGIERASPPEP